A window of the Osmia lignaria lignaria isolate PbOS001 chromosome 2, iyOsmLign1, whole genome shotgun sequence genome harbors these coding sequences:
- the LOC117608506 gene encoding endocuticle structural glycoprotein ABD-4, which yields MQHLLLVFGLFGCALGQYGGFRGFPNQNAYRPTPRPNFQQPTPQYNSPGRFIAIRSQSKDSYPDGTYTFSYDTENGISVAESGRPQGAPPGQAEIVQGRFSYTAPDGTPVTLEYTADENGFHPQGAHLPTPPPIPEAIRRALAANPPGPDNSDYRQPYNNNIYSRY from the exons ATGCAGCACTTA TTATTGGTCTTTGGTTTATTTGGCTGCGCGCTAGGTCAGTACGGTGGTTTTCGTGGTTTCCCGAATCAAAATGCCTACCGACCGACACCTCGACCAAATTTCCAGCAACCGACGCCTCAGTACAA TAGTCCTGGAAGATTTATAGCTATCCGCAGTCAATCGAAGGATTCGTATCCAGACGGTACTTACACGTTCAGCTACGACACCGAGAACGGGATATCCGTTGCCGAAAGTGGACGTCCACAAGGTGCTCCGCCAGGACAAGCCGAG ATTGTTCAAGGTAGATTTTCCTACACCGCCCCCGATGGAACCCCCGTCACCTTGGAATACACAGCCGATGAAAATGGTTTCCATCCCCAAGGAGCACATTTGCCAACACCGCCACCGATTCCCGAAGCTATCAGACGAGCTCTAGCCGCCAATCCACCTGGTCCCGATAATTCAGACTACAGACAAccctataataacaatatttactcaagatattaa
- the LOC117608510 gene encoding uncharacterized protein LOC117608510: MKFFVVSFALLVAASADVARQPPAAILKQTNEVSPDGSYSFSYESDNGIYQGETGTLVASNSKDATPVIATQGQYQYTAPDGTPIAVTYVADQNGFQPQGDHIPQISPLIQKAIEYIRAHPQQTERPNLHVYSRTSGHCHTERALVKSLYKQLQLNRIKFRQSFKFFVSLRDRSRNFNFNHCAIIMKSFIVLVGFLTMGYAQLNRYPYNPDYYGRRFAILRQSQDSSPDGSYSYSYDTENGISVAEQGVPKYAPPNQIESVRGQFSYTAPDGTPILVTYTADENGFQASGAHLPTPPPIPVAIQRALAHNAAHPEEDELYRRY, from the exons atgaagTTCTTC GTTGTTTCCTTCGCCCTTCTGGTCGCTGCCTCAGCCGACGTGGCTCGTCAACCACCCGCAGCTATTCTTAAGCAGACCAATGAAGTATCACCAGACGGTTCCTATTCTTTCTCCTACGAGAGCGATAACGGAATTTATCAAGGAGAAACTGGAACATTGGTAGCATCGAATAGTAAGGACGCAACCCCTGTCATTGCCACTCAAGGACAATATCAATACACAGCCCCTGATGGCACACCGATCGCAGTAACATACGTTGCTGACCAGAACGGTTTCCAACCTCAAGGTGACCACATACCGCAAATATCTCCTCTGATCCAGAAGGCTATCGAGTACATCAGAGCGCATCCGCAACAAACCGAACGTCCTAATCTA CACGTCTACTCGCGTACTTCTGGACATTGCCACACAGAACGAGCTCTTGTTAAGTCTCTTTACAAACAATTACAATTGAATCGAATCAAATTTCGTCAATCGTTCAAATTTTTCGTGTCGTTACGTGATAGATCcaggaatttcaattttaatcattGTGCGATCATCATGAAAAGTTTT ATCGTTCTGGTGGGTTTTCTAACAATGGGTTATGCGCAACTCAATAGATATCCGTACAATCCCGATTATTATGGCCGACGTTTCGCCATATTGCGACAATCACAAGACTCCTCTCCGGATGGATCGTATTCCTACAG TTACGACACGGAGAACGGCATATCAGTAGCGGAACAAGGAGTTCCAAAATACGCTCCACCGAATCAAATCGAATCTGTACGAGGTCAATTCAGCTACACTGCACCGGATGGTACACCAATTTTGGTTACTTATACAGCGGACGAAAATGGTTTCCAAGCTAGCGGTGCTCATCTACCAACACCACCACCGATACCAGTCGCGATACAACGCGCACTGGCTCATAATGCAGCCCACCCTGAAGAGGATGAACTTTACAGAAGATACTAG
- the LOC117608479 gene encoding sphingomyelin phosphodiesterase isoform X4: MPNQTWIIKNIIILLLVGTLKSGIGNPIRDRSKREAEIMATNWTQLADEWFAARARVAERFDVTVLPLTDKLRDLPPTAETVVINGTSPEQLTRYNYSRMLWEMESAQSSGHLSGFVDKALKLLDLRQVMMEVETSVMSKVSCTACKVGAGLLQHYTKVGKSDEEIMNSIYQFCVSLNIQSSRVCQGVTLLFGGEVIYVLKQVNMGPNQICSFVIGDACDDAYNPLHEWEVAFPPVNKPPVKPPIPPQEGAPTFKVLHISDTHYDPYYQEGANAECSEPLCCRLTNGAPLTPAAAAGRWGDYRKCDTPKRTVEHMLKHIVDTHSDIDYILWTGDLPPHDVWNQTREENLNVLHETVNQLIEMFPGIPIFPALGNHESAPVNSFPPPFVPKDNDISWLYDTLDKHWRRWLPAGVSHTVRRGAFYSVLVRPGFRILSVNMNYCNNKNWWLLINSTDPVSELQWLVYELQGAEMNGEKVHIIGHIPPGHSDCLKVWSRNYYQIINRYESTITAQFFGHTHYDEFELFYDVTDLGRAVSIAYIGPSVTPYFDLNPGYRIYYVDGDHEKTTRMVVDHESWVMNLKEANLYDYPIWHKMYSARQAYQMPSLLPKDWDSLIDKMSNEPSLFDLYYKNYYKNSPVRPMCNDDCRKRLLCDLRSGRSHDRKALCQNLESRIDGETRTGWRAWIYNGLALSCGGIT, encoded by the exons ATGCCAAATCAAACATGGATTATAAAGAATATCAttatccttcttcttgttgggaCGTTGAAGTCCGGTATTG GAAATCCCATCAGAGACAGGTCGAAAAGAGAAGCGGAAATAATGGCAACCAATTGGACGCAACTTGCCGACGAATGGTTCGCTGCCAGAGCAAGAGTCGCAGAAAGATTCGATGTTACTGTTCTCCCTCTGACTGATAAACTCAGAGATCTACCACCAACCGCTGAGACTGTGGTCATTAATGGCACCAGTCCTGAACAACTTACACGG tATAATTATTCAAGAATGCTATGGGAAATGGAGTCCGCCCAGTCGAGCGGACATCTCTCAGGATTTGTAGATAAAGCTCTAAAGTTGTTAGATTTAAGGCAAGTAATGATGGAGGTCGAAACGTCGGTAATGTCAAAAGTGTCCTGTACAGCGTGCAAGGTTGGCGCGGGGCTTCTTCAGCATTACACCAAGGTCGGCAAGAGCGACGAGGAAATAATGAACAGTATTTACCAATTTTGTGTATCTCTTAATATACAAAGTTCACGTGTATGTCAAGGAGTGACGTTGCTCTTCGGG GGTGAAGTCATCTATGTTTTGAAACAAGTTAATATGGGACCAAATCAGATTTGTAGCTTCGTGATCGGCGATGCATGCGACGACGCTTATAATCCTCTTCACGAATGGGAAGTTGCATTCCCGCCGGTGAACAAACCACCTGTTAAACCTCCTATACCGCCTCAAGAAGGTGCGCCGACCTTCAAAGTACTTCATATCTCAGATACCCACTACGATCCTTATTATCAAGAGGGTGCCAATGCGGAATGTAGCGAACCATTATGCTGTAGATTGACCAACGGAGCACCCCTGACTCCGGCCGCAGCTGCTGGCCGATGGGGTGACTATAGAAAATGTGACACCCCTAAAAGAACCGTTGAACATATGCTCAAACACATTGTCGATACACattct GATATAGATTACATACTATGGACCGGTGATTTGCCACCACACGATGTATGGAACCAAACACGAGAAGAAAATCTGAATGTTTTGCACGAGACGGTGAACCAGCTCATTGAAATGTTTCCTGGAATACCGATCTTTCCAGCTCTGGGAAACCATGAAAGTGCTCCAGTTAATAG CTTTCCACCGCCGTTTGTCCCAAAAGATAACGACATATCGTGGTTGTACGATACACTGGATAAACATTGGCGACGTTGGTTACCAGCTGGTGTCTCGCACACTGTTAGACGCGGTGCATTTTATTCGGTCCTAGTTCGTCCAGGCTTCAGAATTCTCTCTGTGAACATGAATtattgtaacaataaaaattgGTGGCTGTTAATAAATAGCACAGACCCGGTCAGCGAATTACAGTGGCTGGTGTATGAATTACAAGGTGCCGAGATGAATGGCGAGAAAGTTCATATTATCGGTCATATACCACCTGGACACTCGGACTGTTTGAAAGTGTGGTCTAGAAATTATTATCAGATCATAAACCG GTACGAATCAACAATCACGGCCCAATTCTTTGGACACACTCACTACGACGAATTTGAACTATTTTATGATGTCACTGATTTAGGAAGAGCTGTCAGTATAGCTTATATAGGGCCATCGGTTACCCCTTATTTTGATCTCAATCCAGGGTACAGGATATACTATGTTGATGGTGATCATGAGAAAACTACTAGA ATGGTCGTGGATCACGAAAGTTGGGTGATGAATTTAAAGGAAGCGAATTTGTACGATTATCCCATTTGGCACAAAATGTACAGCGCACGACAGGCATATCAAATGCCGTCGTTATTACCTAAAGATTGGGACTCTTTGATAGATAAAATGAGCAATGAACCATCGCTCTTTGATCTTTATTATAA aaattattacaaaaattctCCTGTAAGACCGATGTGTAACGACGACTGTCGAAAGAGATTGCTTTGTGATTTGCGAAGTGGAAGAAGCCACGATCGCAAAGCGTTGTGTCAGAATCTCGAGTCTAGGATAGATGGTGAAACAAGGACAGGTTGGAGGGCATGGATCTACAATGGACTAGCATTATC GTGTGGAGGCATTACCTGA
- the LOC117608479 gene encoding sphingomyelin phosphodiesterase isoform X3: MPNQTWIIKNIIILLLVGTLKSGIGNPIRDRSKREAEIMATNWTQLADEWFAARARVAERFDVTVLPLTDKLRDLPPTAETVVINGTSPEQLTRYNYSRMLWEMESAQSSGHLSGFVDKALKLLDLRQVMMEVETSVMSKVSCTACKVGAGLLQHYTKVGKSDEEIMNSIYQFCVSLNIQSSRVCQGVTLLFGGEVIYVLKQVNMGPNQICSFVIGDACDDAYNPLHEWEVAFPPVNKPPVKPPIPPQEGAPTFKVLHISDTHYDPYYQEGANAECSEPLCCRLTNGAPLTPAAAAGRWGDYRKCDTPKRTVEHMLKHIVDTHSDIDYILWTGDLPPHDVWNQTREENLNVLHETVNQLIEMFPGIPIFPALGNHESAPVNSFPPPFVPKDNDISWLYDTLDKHWRRWLPAGVSHTVRRGAFYSVLVRPGFRILSVNMNYCNNKNWWLLINSTDPVSELQWLVYELQGAEMNGEKVHIIGHIPPGHSDCLKVWSRNYYQIINRYESTITAQFFGHTHYDEFELFYDVTDLGRAVSIAYIGPSVTPYFDLNPGYRIYYVDGDHEKTTRMVVDHESWVMNLKEANLYDYPIWHKMYSARQAYQMPSLLPKDWDSLIDKMSNEPSLFDLYYKNYYKNSPVRPMCNDDCRKRLLCDLRSGRSHDRKALCQNLESRIDGETRTGWRAWIYNGLALSIGAAKLG, translated from the exons ATGCCAAATCAAACATGGATTATAAAGAATATCAttatccttcttcttgttgggaCGTTGAAGTCCGGTATTG GAAATCCCATCAGAGACAGGTCGAAAAGAGAAGCGGAAATAATGGCAACCAATTGGACGCAACTTGCCGACGAATGGTTCGCTGCCAGAGCAAGAGTCGCAGAAAGATTCGATGTTACTGTTCTCCCTCTGACTGATAAACTCAGAGATCTACCACCAACCGCTGAGACTGTGGTCATTAATGGCACCAGTCCTGAACAACTTACACGG tATAATTATTCAAGAATGCTATGGGAAATGGAGTCCGCCCAGTCGAGCGGACATCTCTCAGGATTTGTAGATAAAGCTCTAAAGTTGTTAGATTTAAGGCAAGTAATGATGGAGGTCGAAACGTCGGTAATGTCAAAAGTGTCCTGTACAGCGTGCAAGGTTGGCGCGGGGCTTCTTCAGCATTACACCAAGGTCGGCAAGAGCGACGAGGAAATAATGAACAGTATTTACCAATTTTGTGTATCTCTTAATATACAAAGTTCACGTGTATGTCAAGGAGTGACGTTGCTCTTCGGG GGTGAAGTCATCTATGTTTTGAAACAAGTTAATATGGGACCAAATCAGATTTGTAGCTTCGTGATCGGCGATGCATGCGACGACGCTTATAATCCTCTTCACGAATGGGAAGTTGCATTCCCGCCGGTGAACAAACCACCTGTTAAACCTCCTATACCGCCTCAAGAAGGTGCGCCGACCTTCAAAGTACTTCATATCTCAGATACCCACTACGATCCTTATTATCAAGAGGGTGCCAATGCGGAATGTAGCGAACCATTATGCTGTAGATTGACCAACGGAGCACCCCTGACTCCGGCCGCAGCTGCTGGCCGATGGGGTGACTATAGAAAATGTGACACCCCTAAAAGAACCGTTGAACATATGCTCAAACACATTGTCGATACACattct GATATAGATTACATACTATGGACCGGTGATTTGCCACCACACGATGTATGGAACCAAACACGAGAAGAAAATCTGAATGTTTTGCACGAGACGGTGAACCAGCTCATTGAAATGTTTCCTGGAATACCGATCTTTCCAGCTCTGGGAAACCATGAAAGTGCTCCAGTTAATAG CTTTCCACCGCCGTTTGTCCCAAAAGATAACGACATATCGTGGTTGTACGATACACTGGATAAACATTGGCGACGTTGGTTACCAGCTGGTGTCTCGCACACTGTTAGACGCGGTGCATTTTATTCGGTCCTAGTTCGTCCAGGCTTCAGAATTCTCTCTGTGAACATGAATtattgtaacaataaaaattgGTGGCTGTTAATAAATAGCACAGACCCGGTCAGCGAATTACAGTGGCTGGTGTATGAATTACAAGGTGCCGAGATGAATGGCGAGAAAGTTCATATTATCGGTCATATACCACCTGGACACTCGGACTGTTTGAAAGTGTGGTCTAGAAATTATTATCAGATCATAAACCG GTACGAATCAACAATCACGGCCCAATTCTTTGGACACACTCACTACGACGAATTTGAACTATTTTATGATGTCACTGATTTAGGAAGAGCTGTCAGTATAGCTTATATAGGGCCATCGGTTACCCCTTATTTTGATCTCAATCCAGGGTACAGGATATACTATGTTGATGGTGATCATGAGAAAACTACTAGA ATGGTCGTGGATCACGAAAGTTGGGTGATGAATTTAAAGGAAGCGAATTTGTACGATTATCCCATTTGGCACAAAATGTACAGCGCACGACAGGCATATCAAATGCCGTCGTTATTACCTAAAGATTGGGACTCTTTGATAGATAAAATGAGCAATGAACCATCGCTCTTTGATCTTTATTATAA aaattattacaaaaattctCCTGTAAGACCGATGTGTAACGACGACTGTCGAAAGAGATTGCTTTGTGATTTGCGAAGTGGAAGAAGCCACGATCGCAAAGCGTTGTGTCAGAATCTCGAGTCTAGGATAGATGGTGAAACAAGGACAGGTTGGAGGGCATGGATCTACAATGGACTAGCATTATC CATCGGAGCAGCTAAATTAGGGTGA
- the LOC117608479 gene encoding sphingomyelin phosphodiesterase isoform X1 encodes MPNQTWIIKNIIILLLVGTLKSGIGNPIRDRSKREAEIMATNWTQLADEWFAARARVAERFDVTVLPLTDKLRDLPPTAETVVINGTSPEQLTRYNYSRMLWEMESAQSSGHLSGFVDKALKLLDLRQVMMEVETSVMSKVSCTACKVGAGLLQHYTKVGKSDEEIMNSIYQFCVSLNIQSSRVCQGVTLLFGGEVIYVLKQVNMGPNQICSFVIGDACDDAYNPLHEWEVAFPPVNKPPVKPPIPPQEGAPTFKVLHISDTHYDPYYQEGANAECSEPLCCRLTNGAPLTPAAAAGRWGDYRKCDTPKRTVEHMLKHIVDTHSDIDYILWTGDLPPHDVWNQTREENLNVLHETVNQLIEMFPGIPIFPALGNHESAPVNSFPPPFVPKDNDISWLYDTLDKHWRRWLPAGVSHTVRRGAFYSVLVRPGFRILSVNMNYCNNKNWWLLINSTDPVSELQWLVYELQGAEMNGEKVHIIGHIPPGHSDCLKVWSRNYYQIINRYESTITAQFFGHTHYDEFELFYDVTDLGRAVSIAYIGPSVTPYFDLNPGYRIYYVDGDHEKTTRMVVDHESWVMNLKEANLYDYPIWHKMYSARQAYQMPSLLPKDWDSLIDKMSNEPSLFDLYYKNYYKNSPVRPMCNDDCRKRLLCDLRSGRSHDRKALCQNLESRIDGETRTGWRAWIYNGLALSVSVFMAIPRFAYNLPKYVLGLG; translated from the exons ATGCCAAATCAAACATGGATTATAAAGAATATCAttatccttcttcttgttgggaCGTTGAAGTCCGGTATTG GAAATCCCATCAGAGACAGGTCGAAAAGAGAAGCGGAAATAATGGCAACCAATTGGACGCAACTTGCCGACGAATGGTTCGCTGCCAGAGCAAGAGTCGCAGAAAGATTCGATGTTACTGTTCTCCCTCTGACTGATAAACTCAGAGATCTACCACCAACCGCTGAGACTGTGGTCATTAATGGCACCAGTCCTGAACAACTTACACGG tATAATTATTCAAGAATGCTATGGGAAATGGAGTCCGCCCAGTCGAGCGGACATCTCTCAGGATTTGTAGATAAAGCTCTAAAGTTGTTAGATTTAAGGCAAGTAATGATGGAGGTCGAAACGTCGGTAATGTCAAAAGTGTCCTGTACAGCGTGCAAGGTTGGCGCGGGGCTTCTTCAGCATTACACCAAGGTCGGCAAGAGCGACGAGGAAATAATGAACAGTATTTACCAATTTTGTGTATCTCTTAATATACAAAGTTCACGTGTATGTCAAGGAGTGACGTTGCTCTTCGGG GGTGAAGTCATCTATGTTTTGAAACAAGTTAATATGGGACCAAATCAGATTTGTAGCTTCGTGATCGGCGATGCATGCGACGACGCTTATAATCCTCTTCACGAATGGGAAGTTGCATTCCCGCCGGTGAACAAACCACCTGTTAAACCTCCTATACCGCCTCAAGAAGGTGCGCCGACCTTCAAAGTACTTCATATCTCAGATACCCACTACGATCCTTATTATCAAGAGGGTGCCAATGCGGAATGTAGCGAACCATTATGCTGTAGATTGACCAACGGAGCACCCCTGACTCCGGCCGCAGCTGCTGGCCGATGGGGTGACTATAGAAAATGTGACACCCCTAAAAGAACCGTTGAACATATGCTCAAACACATTGTCGATACACattct GATATAGATTACATACTATGGACCGGTGATTTGCCACCACACGATGTATGGAACCAAACACGAGAAGAAAATCTGAATGTTTTGCACGAGACGGTGAACCAGCTCATTGAAATGTTTCCTGGAATACCGATCTTTCCAGCTCTGGGAAACCATGAAAGTGCTCCAGTTAATAG CTTTCCACCGCCGTTTGTCCCAAAAGATAACGACATATCGTGGTTGTACGATACACTGGATAAACATTGGCGACGTTGGTTACCAGCTGGTGTCTCGCACACTGTTAGACGCGGTGCATTTTATTCGGTCCTAGTTCGTCCAGGCTTCAGAATTCTCTCTGTGAACATGAATtattgtaacaataaaaattgGTGGCTGTTAATAAATAGCACAGACCCGGTCAGCGAATTACAGTGGCTGGTGTATGAATTACAAGGTGCCGAGATGAATGGCGAGAAAGTTCATATTATCGGTCATATACCACCTGGACACTCGGACTGTTTGAAAGTGTGGTCTAGAAATTATTATCAGATCATAAACCG GTACGAATCAACAATCACGGCCCAATTCTTTGGACACACTCACTACGACGAATTTGAACTATTTTATGATGTCACTGATTTAGGAAGAGCTGTCAGTATAGCTTATATAGGGCCATCGGTTACCCCTTATTTTGATCTCAATCCAGGGTACAGGATATACTATGTTGATGGTGATCATGAGAAAACTACTAGA ATGGTCGTGGATCACGAAAGTTGGGTGATGAATTTAAAGGAAGCGAATTTGTACGATTATCCCATTTGGCACAAAATGTACAGCGCACGACAGGCATATCAAATGCCGTCGTTATTACCTAAAGATTGGGACTCTTTGATAGATAAAATGAGCAATGAACCATCGCTCTTTGATCTTTATTATAA aaattattacaaaaattctCCTGTAAGACCGATGTGTAACGACGACTGTCGAAAGAGATTGCTTTGTGATTTGCGAAGTGGAAGAAGCCACGATCGCAAAGCGTTGTGTCAGAATCTCGAGTCTAGGATAGATGGTGAAACAAGGACAGGTTGGAGGGCATGGATCTACAATGGACTAGCATTATC AGTATCTGTTTTTATGGCAATTCCTCGATTTGCGTACAATTTACCTAAGTACGTTTTAGGCCTAGGATAA
- the LOC117608479 gene encoding sphingomyelin phosphodiesterase isoform X2 yields MPNQTWIIKNIIILLLVGTLKSGIGNPIRDRSKREAEIMATNWTQLADEWFAARARVAERFDVTVLPLTDKLRDLPPTAETVVINGTSPEQLTRYNYSRMLWEMESAQSSGHLSGFVDKALKLLDLRQVMMEVETSVMSKVSCTACKVGAGLLQHYTKVGKSDEEIMNSIYQFCVSLNIQSSRVCQGVTLLFGGEVIYVLKQVNMGPNQICSFVIGDACDDAYNPLHEWEVAFPPVNKPPVKPPIPPQEGAPTFKVLHISDTHYDPYYQEGANAECSEPLCCRLTNGAPLTPAAAAGRWGDYRKCDTPKRTVEHMLKHIVDTHSDIDYILWTGDLPPHDVWNQTREENLNVLHETVNQLIEMFPGIPIFPALGNHESAPVNSFPPPFVPKDNDISWLYDTLDKHWRRWLPAGVSHTVRRGAFYSVLVRPGFRILSVNMNYCNNKNWWLLINSTDPVSELQWLVYELQGAEMNGEKVHIIGHIPPGHSDCLKVWSRNYYQIINRYESTITAQFFGHTHYDEFELFYDVTDLGRAVSIAYIGPSVTPYFDLNPGYRIYYVDGDHEKTTRMVVDHESWVMNLKEANLYDYPIWHKMYSARQAYQMPSLLPKDWDSLIDKMSNEPSLFDLYYKNYYKNSPVRPMCNDDCRKRLLCDLRSGRSHDRKALCQNLESRIDGETRTGWRAWIYNGLALSYVQKWWIHSYSGDIETNRVDV; encoded by the exons ATGCCAAATCAAACATGGATTATAAAGAATATCAttatccttcttcttgttgggaCGTTGAAGTCCGGTATTG GAAATCCCATCAGAGACAGGTCGAAAAGAGAAGCGGAAATAATGGCAACCAATTGGACGCAACTTGCCGACGAATGGTTCGCTGCCAGAGCAAGAGTCGCAGAAAGATTCGATGTTACTGTTCTCCCTCTGACTGATAAACTCAGAGATCTACCACCAACCGCTGAGACTGTGGTCATTAATGGCACCAGTCCTGAACAACTTACACGG tATAATTATTCAAGAATGCTATGGGAAATGGAGTCCGCCCAGTCGAGCGGACATCTCTCAGGATTTGTAGATAAAGCTCTAAAGTTGTTAGATTTAAGGCAAGTAATGATGGAGGTCGAAACGTCGGTAATGTCAAAAGTGTCCTGTACAGCGTGCAAGGTTGGCGCGGGGCTTCTTCAGCATTACACCAAGGTCGGCAAGAGCGACGAGGAAATAATGAACAGTATTTACCAATTTTGTGTATCTCTTAATATACAAAGTTCACGTGTATGTCAAGGAGTGACGTTGCTCTTCGGG GGTGAAGTCATCTATGTTTTGAAACAAGTTAATATGGGACCAAATCAGATTTGTAGCTTCGTGATCGGCGATGCATGCGACGACGCTTATAATCCTCTTCACGAATGGGAAGTTGCATTCCCGCCGGTGAACAAACCACCTGTTAAACCTCCTATACCGCCTCAAGAAGGTGCGCCGACCTTCAAAGTACTTCATATCTCAGATACCCACTACGATCCTTATTATCAAGAGGGTGCCAATGCGGAATGTAGCGAACCATTATGCTGTAGATTGACCAACGGAGCACCCCTGACTCCGGCCGCAGCTGCTGGCCGATGGGGTGACTATAGAAAATGTGACACCCCTAAAAGAACCGTTGAACATATGCTCAAACACATTGTCGATACACattct GATATAGATTACATACTATGGACCGGTGATTTGCCACCACACGATGTATGGAACCAAACACGAGAAGAAAATCTGAATGTTTTGCACGAGACGGTGAACCAGCTCATTGAAATGTTTCCTGGAATACCGATCTTTCCAGCTCTGGGAAACCATGAAAGTGCTCCAGTTAATAG CTTTCCACCGCCGTTTGTCCCAAAAGATAACGACATATCGTGGTTGTACGATACACTGGATAAACATTGGCGACGTTGGTTACCAGCTGGTGTCTCGCACACTGTTAGACGCGGTGCATTTTATTCGGTCCTAGTTCGTCCAGGCTTCAGAATTCTCTCTGTGAACATGAATtattgtaacaataaaaattgGTGGCTGTTAATAAATAGCACAGACCCGGTCAGCGAATTACAGTGGCTGGTGTATGAATTACAAGGTGCCGAGATGAATGGCGAGAAAGTTCATATTATCGGTCATATACCACCTGGACACTCGGACTGTTTGAAAGTGTGGTCTAGAAATTATTATCAGATCATAAACCG GTACGAATCAACAATCACGGCCCAATTCTTTGGACACACTCACTACGACGAATTTGAACTATTTTATGATGTCACTGATTTAGGAAGAGCTGTCAGTATAGCTTATATAGGGCCATCGGTTACCCCTTATTTTGATCTCAATCCAGGGTACAGGATATACTATGTTGATGGTGATCATGAGAAAACTACTAGA ATGGTCGTGGATCACGAAAGTTGGGTGATGAATTTAAAGGAAGCGAATTTGTACGATTATCCCATTTGGCACAAAATGTACAGCGCACGACAGGCATATCAAATGCCGTCGTTATTACCTAAAGATTGGGACTCTTTGATAGATAAAATGAGCAATGAACCATCGCTCTTTGATCTTTATTATAA aaattattacaaaaattctCCTGTAAGACCGATGTGTAACGACGACTGTCGAAAGAGATTGCTTTGTGATTTGCGAAGTGGAAGAAGCCACGATCGCAAAGCGTTGTGTCAGAATCTCGAGTCTAGGATAGATGGTGAAACAAGGACAGGTTGGAGGGCATGGATCTACAATGGACTAGCATTATCGTACGTACAGAAATGGTGGATTCATTCTTATTCCGGCGATATCGAAACAAACCGGGTTGACGTTTAA